Proteins encoded by one window of Anaerosalibacter sp. Marseille-P3206:
- a CDS encoding stage V sporulation protein S — translation MDVLKVATKSSPNSVAGALAGVLREKGAAEIQAIGAGALNQAVKAVAIARGFVAPSGMDLICIPAFTDIEIDGEERTAIKLIVEPR, via the coding sequence ATGGATGTATTAAAAGTTGCAACAAAATCAAGTCCAAATTCTGTTGCAGGTGCACTAGCTGGAGTATTAAGAGAAAAAGGTGCTGCTGAAATTCAAGCTATAGGAGCTGGAGCTCTTAATCAAGCTGTTAAAGCAGTTGCTATTGCTAGGGGGTTTGTTGCGCCTAGCGGTATGGATTTAATATGTATACCTGCTTTCACCGATATTGAGATTGATGGTGAAGAAAGAACAGCTATTAAACTTATTGTAGAACCTAGATAA
- a CDS encoding PHP domain-containing protein — MKLDLHTHTTFSDGFFTPEEIVDLAVKKGLDGIAITDHDTTKGIDSAIKRSTVYKDFLVVPGIEFSCEYNDEEVHILGYFIEYKSPELIKLTDKLKTERIKRGYKIISELNNIGLNITIEDVKKFAKDDFVGRPHIANALVMKGLADSIEDAFNKYLIKGKPGYVKRYKLSIADTINLIHRIDGIAVLAHPGLLKVKDIIDYAIDSGIDGIEAIHSKHLKKEIDDYIYMSKRNNLIITGGSDFHGAINNCEYSLGNYYIDIDKLETLKRRRKNDSI; from the coding sequence ATGAAGCTGGATTTACATACACATACAACTTTTTCTGATGGATTTTTTACACCAGAGGAAATAGTTGATTTAGCAGTAAAAAAAGGTTTGGATGGTATTGCTATTACAGATCATGATACAACTAAAGGTATAGATAGTGCTATAAAGAGAAGTACAGTGTATAAGGATTTTTTAGTTGTTCCTGGTATTGAATTTAGTTGCGAATACAATGATGAAGAAGTTCATATATTAGGTTATTTTATAGAATATAAATCTCCTGAATTAATAAAACTTACTGATAAGCTTAAGACTGAAAGAATTAAGAGAGGATATAAGATTATTAGTGAGTTAAATAATATTGGATTAAATATTACTATAGAGGATGTAAAGAAATTTGCAAAAGATGATTTTGTTGGAAGACCACATATTGCAAATGCATTAGTAATGAAAGGATTAGCAGATAGTATTGAAGATGCTTTTAATAAATATCTAATAAAAGGAAAACCTGGCTATGTAAAAAGGTATAAATTATCTATAGCAGATACAATAAATTTAATTCATAGGATAGATGGTATAGCTGTTTTAGCACATCCTGGCTTACTAAAAGTTAAAGATATAATAGATTATGCTATCGATTCTGGGATTGATGGTATAGAAGCTATACACTCAAAGCATCTAAAAAAAGAAATAGATGATTATATATATATGTCTAAAAGGAATAATTTAATTATAACTGGTGGTTCTGATTTTCATGGAGCAATAAATAATTGTGAGTATTCTCTAGGTAATTATTATATAGATATTGATAAATTAGAAACTTTGAAAAGGAGGAGAAAAAATGACAGCATATAA
- a CDS encoding PadR family transcriptional regulator encodes MTAYKGERNRQFPSKLSTTSFVKLYILHLLREKSYYGNEIIEEIKQRLDNKWEPSPGMVYPLLRDLEDQGYIIGWWEEPDKRSIRRYRLTDEGYKHYKVILLMYKPIFEDSLHITKTVLKDIYGFKC; translated from the coding sequence ATGACAGCATATAAAGGTGAAAGAAATAGACAGTTTCCTTCAAAGTTAAGCACTACTTCTTTTGTTAAGTTATATATATTACATTTATTAAGAGAGAAAAGTTATTATGGAAATGAAATTATTGAAGAAATTAAACAAAGATTAGATAATAAATGGGAACCAAGTCCTGGAATGGTTTATCCTTTATTAAGAGATTTAGAAGATCAAGGATATATAATAGGTTGGTGGGAAGAGCCTGACAAGCGTTCTATTAGGAGATATAGACTTACTGATGAGGGTTATAAACATTATAAAGTAATTTTATTAATGTATAAACCGATATTCGAAGATTCTTTACATATAACAAAAACTGTTTTGAAAGATATATATGGTTTTAAATGTTGA
- a CDS encoding pyridoxal phosphate-dependent aminotransferase, which yields MNKKLSEKGLKISPSVTLEITAKAKAMKAEGIDVVSFGAGEPDFNTPENIIAEGIKAINEGKTRYTPASGIIELKEAICKKLKRDNGLTYSPNNIIISSGAKHSIYNALMAITNPGDEIIISVPYWVSYPELIKLAGGVPVMIKTKEENGFKYTVEDLNSVMTKNTKAIILNSPNNPTGTFYTLEELKKIADWAVENEVFIISDEIYEKLVYDGDKHVSIASLNNDVKDLTIVINGMSKAYAMTGWRIGYAAANAEIIKIMSNVQSHTTSNPCSISQYASVEGLLGNQDSVGKMKEHFEERRNVMVDMVNDISGLSCRKPKGAFYVMVNLTQIKGKTIRGMKIENSLDFAKLLLDEGKVAVIPGIGFGDDDYIRLSYATSMENIKEGLTRIKKIVEG from the coding sequence ATGAATAAAAAACTTTCAGAAAAAGGACTAAAAATTTCACCATCAGTTACTTTAGAAATTACTGCAAAGGCAAAAGCAATGAAGGCAGAAGGAATTGATGTAGTTAGTTTTGGAGCAGGTGAACCAGATTTTAATACTCCTGAAAATATTATAGCTGAAGGGATTAAAGCTATTAATGAGGGAAAAACTAGATACACTCCTGCTTCTGGAATAATAGAACTTAAAGAAGCTATTTGTAAAAAGCTAAAAAGAGATAATGGACTAACTTATTCACCTAATAATATAATAATATCTAGTGGAGCAAAACATTCTATATACAATGCATTGATGGCAATAACTAACCCTGGAGATGAAATAATAATTTCTGTTCCTTATTGGGTTAGTTATCCTGAACTTATAAAACTTGCTGGTGGAGTTCCAGTTATGATAAAAACCAAAGAGGAAAACGGTTTTAAATATACAGTAGAAGATTTAAATAGTGTAATGACAAAAAACACTAAAGCAATTATATTGAACAGTCCTAATAATCCAACTGGAACATTTTATACTTTAGAAGAACTAAAGAAAATTGCTGATTGGGCTGTTGAAAATGAAGTATTTATAATATCTGATGAGATATATGAAAAATTAGTGTATGATGGAGATAAACACGTAAGTATAGCTTCGTTAAATAATGATGTAAAAGATTTAACAATTGTTATTAATGGAATGTCTAAAGCTTATGCAATGACAGGCTGGAGAATTGGTTATGCAGCAGCAAATGCTGAGATAATAAAAATAATGAGTAATGTTCAAAGTCATACTACTTCTAATCCTTGTTCTATTTCTCAATACGCTAGTGTTGAAGGTTTATTAGGTAATCAAGATAGTGTAGGAAAGATGAAAGAACATTTCGAAGAAAGAAGAAATGTTATGGTTGATATGGTTAATGATATAAGTGGGTTAAGTTGTAGAAAACCTAAGGGTGCTTTCTATGTAATGGTCAATCTTACACAAATCAAGGGAAAAACCATTAGAGGTATGAAGATTGAAAACTCATTAGATTTTGCTAAACTTTTATTAGATGAAGGAAAAGTTGCAGTAATACCAGGTATTGGTTTTGGTGATGATGATTATATAAGATTGTCATATGCAACTTCTATGGAAAATATAAAAGAGGGATTAACAAGAATTAAAAAGATTGTTGAAGGTTAA
- a CDS encoding tyrosine recombinase XerC: MDDMPLILEDYLNYMETIRGKSSSTTKEYFYDLRTFFRFLKIRYRLVEKDTPFGEISIEDINIEFIKKINIQDLHAYISYVDKKRSNGNYAKARKVASVRSFFDYLHNKINLLDKNPADNLEFPKTGNRQPVYLTLDEAKRLLNVVNQNKSDFFRKRDYAIITLFLNCGLRLSELESINIDKIKGDTLVVLGKGNKERTIYLNDACIQALEDYISVRPKVNSQNKALFLSMRKNRMSNRAIQHMIDRYLEKSGLDPSVYSTHKLRHTAATLMYKYGNVDIRALQEILGHENVSTTQIYTHIDDERLRDAVKSNPLSDHKSDIKNDK, translated from the coding sequence ATGGACGATATGCCATTAATATTAGAAGATTATTTGAATTACATGGAAACTATACGTGGTAAATCTTCAAGTACAACTAAAGAATATTTTTATGATTTAAGAACATTCTTTAGGTTTTTAAAAATTAGGTATAGGCTAGTTGAAAAAGATACGCCTTTTGGGGAAATAAGCATTGAAGATATCAATATAGAATTTATTAAAAAAATAAATATCCAAGACCTACATGCCTATATCTCCTATGTAGACAAAAAAAGAAGCAATGGTAATTATGCTAAAGCTAGAAAAGTTGCAAGTGTTAGATCCTTTTTTGATTACTTACATAATAAAATAAATTTATTAGACAAGAATCCTGCAGATAACTTGGAATTTCCCAAGACTGGTAACAGACAACCTGTGTATTTGACTTTGGATGAAGCTAAAAGACTTTTAAATGTAGTAAATCAAAATAAAAGTGATTTCTTTAGAAAGAGAGATTATGCAATTATAACACTTTTTTTAAATTGTGGATTGAGATTATCAGAATTAGAAAGCATTAATATTGATAAAATTAAAGGCGATACATTAGTGGTTTTAGGAAAAGGAAACAAAGAAAGAACAATATATTTAAACGATGCATGTATTCAAGCATTAGAAGATTATATTAGTGTTCGTCCTAAGGTTAATAGCCAAAATAAGGCTTTATTTTTAAGCATGAGAAAAAATCGCATGAGCAATAGAGCAATTCAACATATGATTGATAGATACTTAGAGAAATCAGGTTTAGATCCATCTGTTTATTCCACACATAAATTGAGACATACAGCAGCTACTTTAATGTATAAGTATGGCAATGTTGATATAAGAGCTTTACAAGAAATATTAGGTCATGAGAATGTTTCTACTACTCAAATATATACACATATAGATGACGAACGACTTAGAGATGCAGTTAAAAGCAATCCTCTTTCAGATCATAAAAGTGATATAAAAAATGATAAGTAG
- a CDS encoding cell division suppressor protein YneA, which produces MKKKKIRIANKKRFIVSILFIISISLIITIILTSKNKVYSSKYEKKYVEVTIKRGDTLWSIALNNKPENYDTREIVYEIMMANNLEDSNLNPGDVIKVPIKNDK; this is translated from the coding sequence TTGAAAAAGAAAAAAATTAGAATCGCTAACAAAAAGAGATTTATAGTTTCTATCTTATTTATAATTTCAATCAGTCTCATAATCACTATAATACTTACAAGTAAAAACAAAGTATACAGTTCAAAATACGAAAAAAAATATGTAGAAGTAACAATAAAAAGAGGAGATACATTATGGAGCATAGCATTAAATAATAAACCCGAAAATTATGATACAAGAGAAATAGTATATGAGATAATGATGGCAAACAATCTAGAAGATTCTAACTTAAATCCTGGTGATGTAATTAAAGTGCCAATAAAAAATGATAAGTAG